In a single window of the Arthrobacter zhangbolii genome:
- the pheT gene encoding phenylalanine--tRNA ligase subunit beta has protein sequence MRIPLSWLREYAQVPADATAEDVMEDLVKVGLEEEDVHRPSDELQGPIVVGQVLSMEPEPQSNGKTINWCSVRVVPEGAEQTLTGKGIEPSGVQGIVCGAHNFTVGDKVVVTLPGAVLPGDFRISPRKTYGHVSAGMIASVRELGIGEDHDGILVLSTLGLDPEVGTDAMELLGLYDQAAEINVTPDRGYVFSIRGAAREYAHATGTRFTDPAAAVVVPEADGNGYPVRLEDAAPIYGKPGCDRFVARTVRGVDPSRPTPPWMSARLRLAGIRSISLVVDISNYVMLELGQPLHFYDLDKLTGEIVVRRAAEGETLKTLDEKERRLSPEDLLITDGSGAIGIAGVMGGASTEVSDGTQNVLIEAAHFEEVSIARSRRRHKLPSEASKRFERGVDWNVADVAAQRAVDLLVELAGGTADESVTDVGTAPEPRRIDLPAQFPSQLIGLDFTESQITGTLQDLGASVEKTEGGYLVTPPSWRPDLETPQDLTEEIIRLVGYDKIPSTLPVAPPGRGLTRVQQQRRRLMQSLAAAGLTEVLSYPFVTEADNNTFGAPEEGGVQALKLANPLSAEYGYLRTSVLPGLFEVAKRNMSRGFRDLALFESGTVFLPGDHLGTESIPPLGAKPSDEVLDELYAGIPDQPLHVGVLLAGHESAPGAGTTPRTWDWADAVDFARMMGDVLGVELVVEQGSHQAFHPGRTARIALRSGETVGYAGELHPKLLAARDMPARTVAAELDVDALFDAAPDVIVARPISSFPISTQDVALVVAEDVPAEQVREALREGAGELLEDVALFDVYAGAGIEPGSKSLAFALRFRAPDRTLTADEASEARAAAVALAAERFGAVQR, from the coding sequence GTGAGAATCCCACTTTCCTGGCTGCGCGAGTATGCCCAGGTTCCGGCGGACGCAACCGCCGAAGACGTCATGGAGGACCTGGTAAAGGTTGGCCTGGAGGAAGAGGACGTTCACCGTCCCTCCGACGAGCTGCAGGGTCCGATTGTGGTGGGCCAGGTGCTCAGTATGGAACCGGAGCCGCAGAGCAACGGCAAAACCATCAACTGGTGCTCGGTCCGCGTGGTGCCCGAAGGCGCCGAGCAGACCCTGACCGGCAAGGGCATTGAGCCTTCCGGCGTGCAGGGGATTGTCTGCGGCGCGCACAACTTCACGGTGGGGGACAAGGTGGTTGTCACCCTGCCCGGCGCTGTGCTGCCCGGCGACTTCCGGATCAGCCCCCGCAAGACCTATGGGCACGTCTCCGCCGGCATGATCGCCTCGGTGCGCGAACTGGGCATCGGCGAGGACCACGACGGCATCCTCGTACTCTCCACGCTGGGCCTGGACCCCGAGGTGGGCACGGACGCCATGGAGCTGCTGGGCCTGTATGACCAGGCGGCGGAAATCAACGTCACCCCGGACCGCGGCTATGTCTTCTCCATCCGCGGCGCGGCCCGCGAGTACGCCCACGCCACCGGGACCCGGTTCACCGACCCGGCTGCCGCCGTCGTTGTCCCCGAGGCTGACGGCAACGGATACCCGGTGCGGCTCGAGGACGCCGCACCCATCTACGGCAAGCCCGGCTGCGACCGGTTTGTGGCCCGCACGGTGCGCGGCGTGGATCCGTCCCGGCCCACTCCGCCGTGGATGTCCGCCCGGCTGCGCCTGGCCGGCATACGCTCCATCTCGCTGGTGGTGGATATTTCCAACTACGTGATGCTCGAACTCGGCCAGCCGCTGCACTTCTACGACCTGGATAAGCTCACCGGTGAAATTGTGGTGCGCCGCGCCGCCGAGGGCGAAACCCTGAAGACCCTGGATGAGAAGGAACGCCGGCTGTCCCCGGAGGACCTGCTGATCACCGACGGCTCCGGTGCCATCGGCATTGCCGGCGTGATGGGCGGAGCCTCCACTGAGGTCTCCGACGGCACGCAGAACGTGCTGATTGAGGCTGCGCACTTCGAGGAAGTGAGCATTGCCCGCTCGCGCCGCCGCCACAAGCTGCCCTCCGAAGCGTCCAAGCGCTTCGAGCGCGGCGTGGACTGGAATGTCGCCGACGTGGCCGCCCAGCGGGCGGTGGACCTGCTGGTGGAACTCGCCGGCGGAACCGCCGATGAGTCAGTGACCGACGTCGGCACCGCTCCCGAACCCCGCCGCATCGACCTGCCGGCACAGTTCCCGTCGCAGCTGATCGGCCTGGACTTCACCGAGTCCCAGATCACCGGCACGCTTCAGGACCTTGGCGCCTCCGTGGAGAAGACCGAGGGCGGCTACCTGGTCACCCCGCCGAGCTGGCGCCCGGACCTGGAGACGCCGCAGGACCTCACCGAGGAAATCATCCGCCTGGTGGGGTATGACAAGATTCCCTCCACCCTGCCCGTGGCACCTCCCGGACGCGGCCTGACCCGTGTCCAGCAGCAGCGCCGACGGCTGATGCAGTCCCTTGCTGCGGCCGGCCTCACCGAGGTGCTGTCCTACCCGTTTGTCACCGAAGCGGACAACAACACCTTCGGCGCACCGGAGGAGGGCGGCGTGCAGGCACTGAAGCTGGCCAACCCGCTCAGTGCCGAGTACGGCTACCTGCGCACCTCGGTGCTGCCGGGGCTGTTCGAGGTAGCCAAGCGGAACATGTCCCGCGGCTTCCGCGACCTGGCGCTGTTCGAATCCGGGACGGTCTTCCTGCCTGGCGATCACCTGGGCACCGAAAGCATCCCGCCGCTGGGCGCCAAACCGTCCGACGAGGTGCTGGATGAGCTGTATGCCGGCATCCCCGACCAGCCGCTGCACGTGGGTGTGCTGCTGGCCGGCCACGAGTCCGCCCCTGGCGCCGGCACCACGCCGCGCACCTGGGACTGGGCTGACGCCGTGGACTTCGCCCGGATGATGGGCGACGTCCTGGGTGTGGAACTGGTGGTGGAACAGGGTTCCCACCAGGCTTTCCATCCCGGCCGCACCGCGCGCATTGCACTGCGCAGCGGCGAGACCGTGGGCTACGCCGGCGAACTGCACCCGAAGCTGCTCGCCGCCCGGGACATGCCCGCCCGGACCGTGGCTGCGGAACTGGACGTGGATGCGCTCTTCGATGCCGCTCCCGATGTCATTGTTGCCCGTCCCATCTCCAGCTTCCCCATCTCCACGCAGGACGTGGCGCTGGTGGTGGCTGAGGACGTGCCGGCTGAGCAGGTCCGCGAGGCCCTGCGGGAAGGTGCCGGCGAACTGCTCGAAGACGTGGCGCTGTTCGACGTCTACGCAGGGGCCGGCATTGAGCCCGGGTCCAAATCACTGGCATTCGCGCTCCGCTTCCGTGCACCGGACCGGACGCTGACTGCCGATGAGGCTTCGGAAGCACGGGCCGCCGCCGTCGCGCTGGCCGCCGAACGCTTCGGCGCCGTGCAGCGCTAA
- a CDS encoding (deoxy)nucleoside triphosphate pyrophosphohydrolase, with protein MPELKQVVGAAIVDDLGRPQSLLAARRTAPEAFAGMWEFPGGKVEPGESCEAALHRELAEELGIEVVLGTEVAGPLDQGWPLNPKAAMRVWLVQVKTGEPLPLQDHDELRWVPLRSGALAELPWIPADLPIVTAVLQAAAQPAAGSASSDPLAPYPGAVQDIGGN; from the coding sequence ATTCCAGAACTGAAACAGGTAGTCGGAGCAGCGATAGTTGATGACCTGGGCCGGCCGCAGAGCCTGCTGGCTGCCCGCCGGACCGCCCCGGAGGCGTTCGCCGGCATGTGGGAATTCCCGGGTGGAAAAGTGGAGCCGGGGGAATCCTGCGAAGCCGCCCTGCACCGTGAGCTGGCCGAGGAACTCGGTATTGAAGTGGTCCTGGGCACGGAGGTCGCCGGACCCCTGGACCAGGGCTGGCCATTGAATCCGAAGGCCGCCATGCGTGTGTGGCTCGTTCAGGTGAAAACGGGGGAGCCGCTTCCGCTTCAGGACCATGACGAGCTTCGCTGGGTACCGCTTCGCTCCGGTGCCCTGGCCGAGCTGCCCTGGATCCCCGCGGACCTTCCGATCGTCACCGCTGTCCTGCAGGCTGCGGCGCAACCCGCCGCAGGATCGGCCTCATCGGATCCGCTTGCGCCGTACCCGGGCGCCGTTCAGGACATTGGCGGCAACTAA
- the rpmI gene encoding 50S ribosomal protein L35 produces the protein MPKMKTHSGAKKRFKLTGTGKLKRQQANRRHYLEHKPSTLTRRLANDKLVAPADAKVIKKMLGI, from the coding sequence ATGCCGAAGATGAAGACCCACAGTGGCGCCAAGAAGCGCTTCAAGCTGACCGGTACCGGCAAGCTCAAGCGCCAGCAGGCCAACCGCCGCCACTACCTGGAGCACAAGCCCTCCACGCTGACCCGCCGCCTGGCCAACGACAAGCTCGTTGCACCGGCTGACGCCAAGGTCATCAAGAAGATGCTGGGCATCTAA
- the pheS gene encoding phenylalanine--tRNA ligase subunit alpha, with translation MSNSIPGTDSPDNAAPNPLDETAIAAAVDSALAAIGSAADLDALKDVRIAVTGEKSPLSLANRTIGKLPKDQKAAAGKLVGPARGRINSALAARTVELEAERDARILVEEAVDVTAAPRRRHIGGRHPISTLQDRVADVFVGMGWEIAEGPEVESEWFNFDALNFKPDHPAREMQDTFFVEPPEAHLVMRTHTSPVQVRSMLERDLPIYVLCPGKVFRTDELDATHTPVFHQFEGLAIDKGLTMADLVGTLEHFTRVLFGDEAKVRLRPNYFPFTEPSAELDIWHPGAKGGPRWIEWGGCGMVNPNVLRAAGIDPEVYSGFAFGMGIDRALMFRNEVSDMHEMIEGDVRFSEHFGMEI, from the coding sequence ATGTCGAATTCCATACCGGGGACGGACTCCCCAGACAACGCGGCACCCAATCCGCTTGACGAGACAGCCATTGCGGCTGCCGTTGATTCAGCGCTCGCAGCCATAGGCTCCGCAGCGGACCTGGATGCCCTCAAGGACGTCCGGATCGCCGTCACCGGCGAGAAGTCTCCGCTGTCACTGGCCAACCGGACCATCGGCAAGCTGCCCAAGGACCAGAAGGCTGCGGCAGGCAAGCTGGTAGGCCCGGCCCGCGGCCGGATTAACTCGGCGCTCGCAGCACGCACCGTCGAGCTGGAAGCCGAGCGCGACGCCCGGATCCTCGTCGAAGAGGCCGTAGACGTCACTGCAGCCCCGCGGCGCCGCCACATTGGCGGACGGCACCCCATCTCCACGCTCCAGGACCGCGTCGCAGACGTATTCGTGGGTATGGGCTGGGAGATCGCCGAAGGCCCCGAGGTGGAATCCGAGTGGTTCAACTTCGACGCCCTGAACTTCAAGCCGGACCACCCGGCCCGCGAAATGCAGGACACCTTCTTCGTGGAACCGCCCGAGGCGCACCTGGTGATGCGAACGCATACCTCCCCGGTCCAGGTCCGCTCCATGCTTGAGCGCGACCTGCCGATTTACGTCCTGTGCCCGGGCAAGGTATTCCGGACCGACGAGCTCGACGCCACGCACACGCCGGTGTTCCACCAGTTCGAGGGCCTGGCCATCGACAAGGGCCTGACCATGGCGGACCTGGTCGGCACCCTGGAGCACTTCACCCGGGTGCTCTTCGGCGACGAGGCGAAAGTCCGTCTGCGGCCGAACTACTTCCCGTTCACCGAGCCCAGCGCCGAGCTGGACATCTGGCATCCCGGCGCCAAGGGCGGCCCGCGCTGGATCGAGTGGGGCGGCTGCGGCATGGTCAACCCCAACGTGCTCCGCGCTGCCGGGATCGACCCCGAGGTCTATTCAGGTTTTGCCTTCGGCATGGGCATTGACCGTGCCCTTATGTTCCGTAACGAGGTTTCGGACATGCACGAAATGATTGAAGGCGACGTACGTTTCAGCGAACACTTCGGGATGGAGATCTAA
- a CDS encoding TfoX/Sxy family protein translates to MVTNRPVARDYLAGRLRQVLAPRPNVREVRMFGGLSFMVDERLAVAAGAGGDLLVHIDPARYEDLLERGAEEAVMGSNRPMGRNWLTVPESRLASDEDLAWWVMVGLDSGEAGA, encoded by the coding sequence ATGGTGACGAATCGTCCGGTGGCCCGCGACTACCTGGCAGGGCGGCTACGGCAGGTCCTGGCTCCGCGGCCCAACGTCCGTGAGGTGCGTATGTTCGGCGGGCTGTCCTTTATGGTGGACGAGCGCCTGGCCGTCGCGGCCGGGGCAGGCGGTGACCTGCTGGTGCACATTGACCCCGCCCGTTATGAGGACCTGCTTGAACGCGGCGCGGAAGAAGCCGTCATGGGCAGTAACCGTCCGATGGGCCGGAACTGGCTGACCGTGCCCGAATCCCGGCTGGCGAGCGATGAGGATCTCGCCTGGTGGGTCATGGTGGGCCTGGACTCAGGAGAGGCAGGGGCCTGA
- a CDS encoding MFS transporter, with the protein MTPKTHRVSLAITALAAGGFAIGTTEFAIMGLLQEMIAELGVSVPEGGHVISAYALGVVVGAPLLAAAGAKMPRKWLALGLMAFFAVANLSSFIAPDYGWLLVTRFLSGLPHGAFFGVAAVIAASLVAPTRRGWAISMVMLGLSIANVVGVPFATWLGQLAGWRWMFVLVGAIALLTVALVAWFVPFQATHPDASIRRELSALRRMQMWLALLVGTVGFGGFFAVYTYISPTMTEVAGFSMGVLPLIVGLYGVGQVVGNIVGGRIADRSVMGSIYAVLAGTVLILAVYAWGVQYKAGAIILVFLVGAIGSALTPALQTRLLDVSPGAASLASSLNHAALNMANALGAMAGGLVIAWGWGFRSPAIVGAVLALLGLGVALLSGALDRRRMAGDPAPGAAEKALQH; encoded by the coding sequence ATGACGCCTAAAACCCATCGTGTCTCCCTGGCCATCACAGCCCTGGCCGCAGGCGGCTTCGCCATCGGCACTACCGAATTCGCCATCATGGGCCTGCTTCAGGAGATGATCGCCGAGCTGGGTGTCTCCGTCCCCGAAGGCGGCCACGTTATCTCCGCTTATGCCCTCGGCGTCGTTGTCGGTGCGCCGCTGCTTGCGGCGGCGGGAGCCAAGATGCCGCGCAAGTGGCTGGCCCTGGGGCTCATGGCGTTCTTTGCCGTCGCGAATCTTTCCTCCTTCATCGCGCCGGATTACGGGTGGTTGCTGGTCACCCGCTTCCTCTCGGGCCTGCCCCACGGCGCCTTCTTTGGCGTGGCTGCCGTGATCGCTGCGTCCCTGGTGGCGCCGACCCGGCGCGGTTGGGCCATCTCCATGGTCATGCTTGGCCTGAGCATCGCCAATGTGGTCGGGGTGCCGTTTGCCACCTGGCTGGGACAGCTGGCCGGCTGGCGCTGGATGTTCGTTCTGGTCGGCGCCATAGCCCTGCTGACCGTCGCCCTCGTCGCCTGGTTCGTTCCGTTCCAGGCCACGCACCCGGATGCCAGCATCCGGCGCGAACTCAGCGCCCTGCGCCGGATGCAGATGTGGCTCGCCCTGCTGGTGGGTACCGTCGGCTTCGGCGGCTTCTTCGCGGTATACACCTACATCTCCCCCACCATGACCGAGGTGGCCGGCTTCTCCATGGGAGTGCTGCCGCTGATCGTGGGACTCTACGGCGTGGGACAGGTAGTGGGAAATATTGTCGGCGGACGGATCGCGGACCGCTCGGTGATGGGCAGCATCTACGCCGTCCTGGCCGGCACCGTACTGATCCTGGCCGTCTACGCCTGGGGCGTCCAGTACAAGGCCGGAGCGATCATCCTGGTGTTCCTGGTGGGTGCGATCGGTTCGGCCCTGACACCCGCGCTTCAGACGCGGCTGCTCGATGTCTCCCCCGGCGCGGCGTCGCTGGCGTCGTCGCTCAACCACGCGGCATTGAACATGGCCAATGCCCTGGGCGCCATGGCCGGCGGACTGGTAATCGCGTGGGGCTGGGGCTTCCGTTCACCGGCCATCGTGGGTGCCGTGCTCGCCCTGCTGGGGCTGGGAGTCGCCCTGCTCAGCGGGGCCCTGGACCGGCGTCGTATGGCGGGTGATCCCGCCCCAGGTGCTGCGGAAAAGGCGCTGCAGCACTAG
- a CDS encoding Rv2578c family radical SAM protein produces the protein MRWQEQEPKAAPSSDALLPLQGLVRSVQTPGFAGVTFHEVLAKSVLNKVPKTSSMPFGWTVNPYRGCSHACVYCFARKTHSYLDLDTGADFDSQLVVKTNAAEVLRRELARPSWDYEHVAMGTNTDPYQRAEGRYKLMPGIIRALADSGTPFSILTKGTLLARDLPLLAEAAQQTSISMGISLALLDPELARRVEPGTPSPKARLDLIRRIRDAGMDCNVMAMPLLPWLTDGDESLDALFSALAAAGATSVTAGALHLRPGAREWYREWLARDYPHLSARYDKLYNGGTYASKEYRQWLAGRITLVKKRYGFAGRNQFLATRGAPRPAPQTAAGLPVAAGTLF, from the coding sequence ATGAGGTGGCAGGAGCAGGAACCCAAGGCAGCGCCGTCCTCCGATGCGCTGCTCCCCCTTCAAGGCCTGGTCCGTTCCGTGCAGACACCGGGCTTCGCGGGCGTGACTTTCCACGAGGTCCTGGCCAAGTCGGTGCTGAACAAGGTTCCCAAGACGTCCTCCATGCCCTTTGGCTGGACGGTGAATCCCTACCGGGGCTGCAGCCATGCCTGCGTGTACTGCTTCGCCCGCAAGACACACAGCTACCTTGACCTGGACACCGGGGCGGATTTCGACAGCCAACTGGTCGTCAAGACCAACGCAGCCGAGGTGCTTCGGCGTGAACTGGCCCGGCCTTCCTGGGACTACGAGCACGTGGCCATGGGCACGAATACCGATCCATACCAGCGCGCCGAAGGCCGCTACAAGCTCATGCCCGGGATCATCCGGGCACTGGCGGACAGCGGAACCCCCTTCTCGATCCTGACCAAGGGGACCCTGCTGGCCCGCGATCTCCCGCTCCTGGCCGAGGCTGCCCAACAGACCAGCATCAGCATGGGGATTTCCCTGGCCCTGCTTGATCCGGAACTTGCCCGCCGGGTTGAGCCGGGCACGCCCTCGCCCAAGGCACGGCTTGACCTGATCCGGCGGATCCGCGATGCCGGCATGGACTGCAATGTCATGGCGATGCCCCTGCTGCCGTGGCTGACCGATGGTGATGAGTCACTCGACGCACTGTTCTCCGCACTGGCCGCGGCCGGAGCCACCTCGGTCACGGCCGGCGCCCTTCACCTGCGGCCGGGGGCACGCGAGTGGTACCGGGAATGGCTGGCCCGCGACTACCCCCACCTCTCGGCCCGCTACGACAAGCTGTACAACGGCGGGACCTACGCTTCCAAGGAATACCGGCAGTGGCTCGCGGGACGGATCACCCTCGTCAAGAAGCGCTACGGCTTTGCCGGGCGCAACCAGTTCCTCGCCACGCGAGGTGCTCCCCGGCCCGCCCCGCAGACAGCTGCGGGACTGCCGGTGGCGGCCGGAACGCTTTTTTAG
- the argC gene encoding N-acetyl-gamma-glutamyl-phosphate reductase, with translation MTISVAVSGASGYSGGEVLRLLAGHPDVSIGAITAHSNAGTRLGELQPHLHALADRVLGETTVENLAGHDVVFLALPHGASAAIAAQLDADTLVIDAGADHRLEDPQAWEKFYGSAHAGTWPYGLPELPGHRDRLKGARRIAVPGCYPTSSLLALTPGFAAGLLEPDDVVIVSASGTSGAGKAAKPHLLGSEVLGGMSPYGVGGSHRHTPEIEQGLSAAAGETVAVSFTPTLAPMARGILTTATAKVRRGTDPAELRAAWEAAYAGEHFVRVLPEGQWPATKMVVGSNYAVMQLAYDAHANRVIVSCVIDNLNKGTAGGAVQSMNIALGLEETAGLTQQGVAP, from the coding sequence ATGACGATTTCCGTAGCAGTATCCGGTGCCAGCGGCTATTCCGGCGGTGAAGTGCTGCGCCTGCTCGCCGGCCATCCGGACGTGAGCATCGGCGCCATCACCGCCCACAGCAACGCCGGCACCCGCCTCGGGGAGCTCCAGCCGCACCTGCACGCTTTGGCGGACCGCGTCCTGGGGGAGACAACGGTGGAAAATCTGGCCGGCCACGACGTCGTGTTCCTCGCGCTCCCGCACGGCGCCAGCGCCGCGATTGCCGCGCAGCTCGATGCAGACACCCTGGTGATCGACGCCGGCGCGGACCACCGGCTGGAGGATCCGCAGGCGTGGGAAAAGTTCTACGGATCCGCCCACGCCGGCACCTGGCCCTACGGCCTGCCCGAGCTTCCCGGCCACCGCGACCGGCTCAAGGGCGCCCGCCGGATTGCGGTGCCCGGCTGCTATCCCACCAGTTCGCTGCTGGCGCTGACCCCCGGGTTCGCGGCCGGGCTGCTGGAGCCCGACGACGTCGTCATCGTTTCCGCCTCCGGCACCTCGGGAGCGGGCAAGGCAGCCAAGCCGCACCTGCTCGGCTCCGAGGTACTGGGCGGCATGAGCCCCTACGGCGTCGGCGGCAGCCACCGGCACACGCCCGAAATTGAGCAGGGTCTCTCCGCCGCCGCCGGGGAAACCGTGGCGGTGTCCTTTACGCCCACCCTCGCACCGATGGCCCGCGGCATCCTCACCACCGCCACCGCGAAGGTCCGTCGCGGCACCGACCCGGCCGAATTGCGCGCCGCCTGGGAAGCTGCCTACGCCGGCGAGCACTTTGTCCGCGTACTCCCGGAAGGACAGTGGCCCGCCACCAAGATGGTGGTCGGTTCCAACTACGCCGTGATGCAGCTGGCCTATGACGCCCACGCCAACCGGGTGATCGTCAGCTGCGTCATCGATAACTTGAACAAGGGCACTGCCGGCGGCGCCGTGCAGTCCATGAACATTGCCCTCGGCCTGGAAGAGACCGCGGGACTGACGCAGCAGGGGGTGGCTCCGTAA
- the rplT gene encoding 50S ribosomal protein L20, sunset domain variant → MARVKRALNAHKKRRVILERAKGYRGQRSRLVRKAKEQLLHSFVYSYGDRRKRKGDFRRLWIQRINAASRANGLTYNRLIQGLKLAEIQVDRRMLAELAVNDAAAFAALVQIAKDALPSDTSAPAAAQAAPAAKAAPAAKPAAAVASAKGGFKASEGDAPEGFVIKGNLGSGKYHVPGSTWYEQTVAEYWFDSVEAAKAAGLEPAGGESRQKFQG, encoded by the coding sequence GTGGCACGTGTGAAGCGGGCGCTTAACGCCCACAAGAAGCGTCGGGTTATTCTCGAGCGCGCCAAGGGTTACCGCGGACAGCGTTCGCGCCTGGTCCGTAAGGCCAAAGAGCAGCTGCTGCACTCATTTGTGTACAGCTACGGCGACCGCCGCAAGCGTAAGGGCGACTTCCGCCGCCTGTGGATCCAGCGCATCAACGCTGCTTCCCGCGCCAACGGCCTGACCTACAACCGCCTGATCCAGGGCCTGAAGCTCGCCGAGATCCAGGTTGACCGCCGTATGCTGGCCGAACTGGCCGTCAACGACGCCGCTGCCTTCGCTGCGCTGGTCCAGATTGCCAAGGACGCTCTGCCGTCCGACACCTCGGCTCCGGCCGCCGCCCAGGCTGCTCCGGCTGCCAAGGCTGCTCCCGCCGCCAAGCCGGCCGCTGCCGTAGCTTCCGCCAAGGGTGGCTTCAAGGCTTCCGAGGGCGACGCCCCCGAAGGCTTCGTTATCAAGGGCAACCTGGGTTCGGGCAAGTACCACGTCCCGGGTTCCACCTGGTACGAGCAGACCGTTGCTGAATACTGGTTCGATTCCGTGGAAGCAGCCAAGGCTGCAGGCCTGGAGCCGGCTGGCGGCGAATCCCGCCAGAAGTTCCAGGGCTAA
- a CDS encoding quinone oxidoreductase family protein codes for MHKAIVVPQAGGPEILRYEDVDLPEPGPRQLLVKVAAAGVNFIDTYKRAGVYPMSYPFIPGAEAAGTVVSAGRDSGFREGDRVATAEGGGTYSQYTVMDADVALPVPAGISDETAAALMLQGMTAHYLCNSTFPVQEGQTALVHAGAGGVGLLLIQLLKAKGATVITTVSTEEKELLARDAGADHVLRYEGFTGRVRALTGGTGVDVVYDGVGAATFDASLASLRTRGMMVLFGGASGQVPPFDIQRLNSSGSLFLTRPTLAHYLLTPAERQWRARELFDAVLAGTLDVRIGATYPLSEASRAQADLEGRRTTGKVLLAP; via the coding sequence ATGCACAAAGCCATTGTCGTCCCGCAGGCGGGCGGCCCCGAAATCCTGCGTTATGAAGACGTTGACCTTCCCGAGCCCGGCCCGCGCCAGCTGCTGGTGAAAGTAGCCGCGGCGGGGGTGAACTTCATTGACACGTACAAGCGCGCCGGGGTTTATCCCATGTCATATCCCTTCATACCCGGTGCTGAGGCGGCCGGTACGGTGGTCTCCGCCGGGCGGGACTCCGGGTTCAGGGAAGGCGACCGGGTGGCCACGGCCGAGGGCGGAGGCACCTATTCCCAGTACACGGTGATGGATGCCGACGTCGCCCTGCCGGTGCCGGCCGGAATCAGCGATGAAACCGCCGCGGCCCTGATGCTCCAGGGCATGACCGCGCATTATCTGTGCAACTCCACCTTCCCGGTGCAGGAGGGGCAGACGGCCCTGGTCCATGCCGGAGCCGGCGGGGTGGGGCTGCTGCTGATCCAGCTGCTCAAGGCCAAGGGGGCCACCGTGATCACCACGGTTTCCACGGAGGAAAAGGAGCTCCTGGCCCGCGACGCCGGCGCAGACCATGTGCTGCGCTACGAGGGGTTCACCGGCCGGGTCCGTGCGCTGACCGGCGGCACGGGCGTGGATGTGGTGTACGACGGCGTGGGTGCGGCCACTTTTGATGCGTCCCTGGCGAGCCTGCGCACCCGGGGCATGATGGTGCTCTTCGGCGGAGCCTCCGGGCAGGTGCCGCCGTTCGATATCCAGCGGTTGAACTCCTCGGGTTCACTGTTCCTCACCCGCCCCACCCTGGCGCACTATCTGCTGACACCGGCGGAACGGCAGTGGCGGGCACGCGAACTCTTCGATGCCGTGCTGGCCGGAACCCTGGACGTACGGATCGGGGCCACCTACCCGCTCTCGGAAGCGTCGCGTGCCCAGGCGGATCTGGAGGGCCGGCGCACCACGGGCAAGGTGCTGCTGGCGCCCTAG
- a CDS encoding TrmH family RNA methyltransferase, translating into MNQEGRPQAPLMSNPRADRVRDVAKLAGRSSRLKTGRFLAEGPQAVREALSAHRAAAAVGGPAVVHEVYATQACLDRLPELADLARGTVLRLATDEVLAAMADTVTPQGIVAVCAISTATLADVLASGAKLVAVLCEVRDPGNAGTVLRAADSAGADAVVLTASSVDIFNPKAVRSTAGSLFHLPVITGADFSETVAALKDAGATVLAADGYGNVNLDRLQDLSAVRRAGGSIPAGADDGALPRLEASTAWLFGNEAQGLSDAELAAADYRVAVPLYGSAESLNVGTAATVCLYASARAQHN; encoded by the coding sequence ATGAACCAGGAAGGGCGCCCGCAGGCACCGCTTATGTCCAACCCCCGAGCTGATCGGGTCCGAGATGTGGCGAAGCTTGCCGGGCGCTCTTCGCGCTTAAAAACCGGCCGCTTCCTGGCTGAAGGGCCGCAGGCGGTCCGGGAAGCGCTGTCCGCGCACCGGGCGGCTGCCGCTGTCGGCGGCCCCGCCGTCGTGCACGAAGTGTATGCAACGCAGGCGTGCCTTGACCGCCTGCCGGAGCTGGCCGATCTGGCCCGCGGGACCGTGCTGCGCCTGGCCACCGACGAAGTCCTGGCCGCGATGGCCGACACCGTGACGCCGCAGGGCATTGTCGCTGTCTGCGCCATCTCCACCGCCACCCTTGCCGACGTGCTGGCATCCGGCGCGAAGCTGGTAGCAGTGCTGTGCGAGGTCCGCGACCCCGGCAACGCCGGCACCGTCCTGCGCGCTGCGGACTCCGCCGGCGCCGATGCGGTAGTGCTCACCGCATCCAGCGTGGACATTTTTAATCCCAAGGCGGTGCGCTCCACCGCCGGATCCCTCTTCCATCTGCCGGTCATTACCGGTGCAGACTTTTCCGAAACCGTCGCCGCCCTCAAAGACGCAGGCGCGACGGTCCTGGCCGCCGATGGCTACGGGAACGTCAACCTGGACCGGCTCCAGGACCTCAGCGCGGTACGGCGCGCGGGCGGCAGTATCCCGGCCGGCGCGGACGACGGGGCGCTGCCGCGGCTTGAAGCCTCGACCGCATGGCTGTTCGGCAACGAAGCGCAGGGCCTCTCTGACGCAGAACTGGCCGCCGCCGATTACCGGGTGGCCGTGCCGCTCTACGGCAGTGCGGAGAGCCTGAACGTCGGTACCGCCGCCACCGTGTGCCTCTATGCCTCGGCGCGTGCCCAGCACAACTGA